Proteins encoded in a region of the Rhodococcus sp. SBT000017 genome:
- a CDS encoding dioxygenase, protein MTSVINPPIAGAAFDAFLADTPPASRSQQMWTPSDGPMPALYISHGAPPVFDDALWIDQLFTWSQSMPKPKAILIVSAHWEEAPLSLSASAAATPLVYDFGGFAQRYYSMEYRTPDAEALAARIAAAIPASENLHRHTSRGLDHGAWVPLKVMYPYADVPVLQLSLPTHAPDRLMAIGAALKELRAEGVLVIGSGFMTHGLPFLSRENFTTNTVPTWSEDFDLWAADALARGDVGTLADFRSAAPGMPYAHPTVEHFTPLFVTLGAAENPEASVTTAITGFQFGLAKRSFSVV, encoded by the coding sequence ATGACATCCGTGATCAACCCGCCGATCGCGGGAGCAGCGTTCGACGCGTTTCTTGCCGATACCCCGCCCGCGAGCCGGTCGCAGCAGATGTGGACCCCGAGCGACGGGCCGATGCCCGCCCTCTACATCAGCCACGGCGCACCCCCGGTTTTCGACGACGCACTCTGGATAGACCAGCTGTTCACGTGGTCGCAGTCGATGCCCAAGCCCAAGGCGATCCTCATCGTCAGCGCGCACTGGGAAGAGGCTCCGCTGAGCCTGTCCGCGTCGGCGGCCGCAACCCCGCTGGTCTACGACTTCGGCGGCTTCGCCCAGCGCTACTACTCGATGGAATACCGGACGCCCGACGCCGAGGCCTTGGCCGCTCGGATTGCCGCTGCCATCCCGGCGTCGGAAAATTTGCACCGCCACACCTCTCGCGGACTCGATCACGGTGCCTGGGTTCCGCTGAAGGTGATGTACCCGTACGCGGATGTTCCCGTTCTGCAATTGAGCCTGCCGACGCATGCTCCCGACCGGCTGATGGCGATAGGTGCTGCGCTGAAAGAGCTTCGCGCCGAGGGGGTCTTGGTCATCGGATCGGGATTCATGACGCACGGGTTGCCGTTCCTGTCCCGCGAGAACTTCACCACCAACACGGTCCCGACGTGGTCCGAGGATTTCGACCTCTGGGCGGCCGACGCGTTGGCGCGCGGTGACGTCGGAACGCTGGCGGACTTCCGCAGCGCGGCACCGGGAATGCCCTATGCCCACCCGACCGTCGAACACTTCACGCCACTGTTCGTCACGCTCGGTGCCGCCGAGAACCCGGAAGCCTCGGTGACCACGGCCATCACCGGCTTCCAATTCGGCTTGGCGAAGCGGTCTTTCTCAGTGGTGTAA
- a CDS encoding lipase family protein, with amino-acid sequence MTAAAAFAAMTTPAAAAPDASEVDIQPPLAPFTWPKIPEFDTDFYVPPADVVAAAAPGQIIAARPVELATLNVIPTQVDAWQLSFRSNNGRDEPVAAVTTVIKPRGVAAASRPLISIQLAEDSLAAYCAPSYAMRAGAIPWPVTGAVTSGAQFLEVQAALAQGWAVSVPDHQGPNNSFAAGPVAGRITLDGIRAAENFAPMQLAGEATKVGMSGYSGGAIATGHAAELAGSYAPELDIVGVTEGGTPAELGALVDNANNTLGAGIVAAGVIGASREDPELADFIDEHIDPLGRALFAAKDNLCVGYSSALLPFVNLKGFLHTEGDPIQQPVVKKALSAMQLGGTTPDMPLYVYHSNPDWLVPIGPVNAMVDSYCSRPGADVTYTRDHFSEHITLELIAFPSAVLWMRDRFAGVPVEPGCRTNDVGSMALDTSAHPLFVDAVGEIIAGLFGKPIGS; translated from the coding sequence ATGACCGCCGCTGCGGCTTTTGCTGCCATGACGACGCCCGCTGCTGCTGCACCCGATGCGAGCGAGGTGGACATTCAGCCGCCTCTGGCGCCGTTCACGTGGCCGAAGATTCCGGAGTTCGACACCGACTTCTACGTTCCGCCCGCCGACGTTGTGGCCGCAGCCGCGCCGGGCCAGATCATCGCTGCCCGGCCGGTCGAACTGGCCACTCTCAACGTCATTCCCACGCAGGTCGACGCGTGGCAGTTGTCGTTCCGGTCCAACAATGGTCGCGACGAGCCTGTCGCTGCGGTGACCACGGTCATCAAGCCACGTGGCGTCGCCGCGGCATCGCGGCCCTTGATATCCATTCAGTTGGCCGAGGATTCTCTCGCCGCCTACTGCGCGCCGTCATATGCGATGCGGGCGGGTGCGATTCCCTGGCCGGTCACAGGTGCGGTGACGTCGGGTGCGCAATTCCTCGAGGTGCAAGCAGCATTGGCGCAGGGCTGGGCGGTATCGGTACCTGATCATCAAGGTCCGAACAACTCGTTCGCCGCAGGGCCGGTCGCCGGTCGGATCACACTCGACGGCATCAGAGCGGCCGAGAACTTCGCGCCGATGCAGTTGGCCGGTGAGGCCACGAAGGTGGGAATGAGCGGCTACTCGGGAGGCGCGATAGCGACCGGACACGCAGCCGAACTGGCCGGAAGTTACGCTCCGGAACTCGACATCGTCGGAGTCACCGAGGGCGGAACCCCCGCGGAGCTCGGGGCGCTGGTGGACAACGCGAACAACACACTCGGCGCGGGCATCGTCGCTGCCGGGGTCATCGGTGCCAGTCGAGAAGATCCCGAGTTGGCCGACTTCATCGACGAACACATCGATCCACTCGGCCGGGCATTGTTCGCGGCGAAGGACAATCTCTGTGTCGGCTACAGCTCGGCGCTGCTGCCGTTCGTCAATCTGAAGGGCTTCCTCCACACCGAGGGCGACCCGATTCAACAACCAGTGGTGAAGAAGGCGCTGTCCGCGATGCAGCTCGGCGGCACCACACCGGACATGCCGCTCTACGTCTACCATTCCAACCCGGATTGGTTGGTGCCGATCGGGCCGGTCAATGCGATGGTCGATTCGTATTGCAGCCGTCCTGGTGCCGATGTCACGTACACCCGCGACCATTTCAGTGAGCACATCACCCTGGAGCTGATCGCCTTTCCGAGTGCAGTGTTGTGGATGCGCGATCGATTTGCCGGCGTTCCCGTGGAGCCGGGTTGCCGAACGAACGATGTCGGCTCGATGGCGCTCGACACGAGTGCGCACCCGCTCTTCGTCGATGCAGTAGGCGAGATAATCGCCGGACTGTTCGGTAAGCCGATCGGGTCGTGA
- a CDS encoding TetR/AcrR family transcriptional regulator: MTVADDQGRIYAGQSSAARKADRRARFLHAGIEVIGVRGYAATSVADICAAAGLARSQFYGEFANREALLVDVYDLIQDDALSAVVAALDEQVDRDRRSLVVAAMTALVGSIGGDPRRARISYLEMLGVSDAVEQHRTRRRAQWVQFFENTLRSEVGSDFVPPGGYRLAATAFLGALTEIVSDWSRTAPPRPPIEHIVDTMVAVLGAFVPDLN; encoded by the coding sequence GTGACTGTCGCCGACGACCAGGGCCGCATCTACGCGGGACAATCGTCCGCCGCGAGGAAGGCCGATCGTCGCGCACGGTTCTTGCACGCCGGGATCGAGGTCATCGGGGTACGCGGGTACGCCGCCACTTCGGTGGCGGACATCTGCGCTGCAGCCGGTCTGGCCCGCAGTCAGTTCTACGGCGAGTTCGCCAACCGTGAGGCGCTGCTCGTGGACGTCTATGACCTGATCCAAGACGATGCGCTTTCTGCAGTCGTCGCCGCACTCGACGAACAGGTCGACCGTGACCGACGCTCGCTGGTCGTAGCTGCGATGACGGCTTTGGTCGGATCGATCGGCGGTGACCCACGACGAGCGCGGATTTCCTATCTCGAGATGCTGGGTGTCAGCGATGCCGTCGAACAGCACCGGACGCGCCGTCGTGCTCAGTGGGTGCAGTTCTTCGAGAACACCCTGCGCTCGGAGGTCGGTTCCGATTTCGTGCCGCCCGGTGGATACCGTTTGGCCGCAACGGCATTCCTCGGTGCTCTCACCGAGATCGTCTCCGACTGGTCCCGTACTGCTCCTCCTCGTCCACCCATCGAGCACATCGTGGACACGATGGTTGCCGTTCTGGGAGCCTTCGTTCCGGACCTGAACTGA
- a CDS encoding IS3 family transposase, which translates to MAAEYANSAVARMARLLEVSTSGFYKHQGRSVTTRLAQRQQRRADLEVKILDIHRESKGVYGSPRITAELRDRGEVITEKTVATIMRSLGVVGISPRTFKVRTTVVDPFASFPEDLVQRRFDQGRLDAVWTSDITYLTCGEGDMYLCAIKDEHSKKVLGWAVADHMRTELVLEALDMAVAERGGDVAGTIMHSDRGTQYTAAIMKQACERYGLRRSMGETGICWDNAGAESLWSTFKHEYYYRHTFAYRTELVAAVDNWMNFYNTRRRHSTIGMLSPHNYEQSLNAPIMAA; encoded by the coding sequence ATGGCCGCGGAGTACGCGAATTCCGCCGTTGCCCGGATGGCACGCCTGCTCGAGGTGTCGACATCCGGATTCTACAAGCACCAAGGACGCAGTGTGACAACCAGATTGGCGCAGCGGCAGCAGCGACGTGCAGATCTGGAGGTGAAGATCCTCGACATACACCGGGAGTCGAAAGGGGTGTACGGGTCGCCTCGCATCACCGCCGAACTCCGCGATCGAGGCGAGGTGATCACCGAGAAGACCGTCGCGACGATCATGCGCTCCCTCGGTGTCGTCGGGATCAGCCCACGCACGTTCAAGGTCCGCACCACCGTAGTCGATCCGTTCGCCTCGTTCCCCGAGGATCTGGTGCAGCGCCGGTTCGATCAGGGTCGCCTCGACGCGGTGTGGACCTCGGATATCACGTACCTGACCTGCGGCGAGGGCGATATGTACCTGTGCGCGATCAAGGACGAGCACTCGAAGAAAGTCCTCGGGTGGGCGGTGGCCGATCACATGCGCACCGAGCTCGTCCTCGAAGCTCTGGACATGGCTGTCGCCGAACGCGGAGGTGATGTTGCAGGCACGATCATGCACTCGGACAGGGGAACTCAATACACCGCTGCAATCATGAAGCAGGCGTGCGAACGGTACGGGTTGAGGCGTTCGATGGGCGAGACCGGGATTTGCTGGGACAACGCCGGCGCAGAAAGCTTGTGGTCGACGTTCAAGCACGAGTACTACTACCGACACACGTTCGCGTACAGGACCGAATTGGTTGCTGCAGTTGACAACTGGATGAACTTCTACAACACTCGACGTCGGCACTCCACAATCGGGATGCTCAGCCCCCACAATTATGAACAGTCACTGAACGCGCCAATCATGGCCGCGTGA
- a CDS encoding transposase, with translation MSRKRRSFTTEYKVEAARRVIDSGRTIAEVARELGINEGLLGRWVADERRRIEAAAASGDQPLTAAERTELARLRRQVSEQEKDIAFLKKASAYFAANQQK, from the coding sequence ATGTCCCGCAAACGCAGGTCGTTCACGACCGAGTACAAGGTCGAGGCCGCCCGGAGGGTGATCGATTCCGGCCGCACCATTGCCGAGGTCGCCCGTGAACTGGGTATCAACGAAGGATTGCTCGGGCGTTGGGTCGCCGACGAACGCCGGCGGATCGAGGCCGCCGCAGCATCGGGTGATCAGCCGCTCACGGCTGCCGAACGCACCGAGCTGGCGCGGTTGCGCCGGCAGGTCTCCGAGCAGGAGAAAGATATTGCGTTCCTGAAAAAAGCGTCCGCGTACTTCGCAGCCAATCAACAAAAGTAG
- a CDS encoding CaiB/BaiF CoA-transferase family protein translates to MRTSFQRNPWSRYRGVHHPGGTSHALSGILAALHHRSKTGEGQQVHTSLMASVLSALSNQSAAYLGAGVVPVPMGNKHPSLVPYEVFETADRPLALAVGNDRQFSELTDVLKIPELATDERFSSNSARVEHRDQLVDILNSTLQTRSADEWYRELMARNVPAGPVNSMDEAFAFAESLGLEPRVQVPGAVAEGVRNPVDFSATPVNYRLPPPVLG, encoded by the coding sequence ATGAGGACATCCTTCCAGCGGAACCCATGGTCCCGCTATCGCGGTGTCCACCATCCGGGGGGAACCTCACATGCGCTCAGCGGAATCCTTGCCGCACTGCATCATCGATCGAAGACCGGTGAGGGTCAGCAGGTGCACACCTCGCTCATGGCGTCGGTGCTGTCCGCACTGAGCAACCAGTCGGCGGCCTATCTCGGGGCCGGCGTCGTGCCCGTCCCGATGGGGAACAAGCATCCCTCGCTCGTGCCGTACGAGGTGTTCGAGACTGCCGACCGACCGTTGGCATTGGCCGTGGGCAACGACCGACAATTCTCGGAGCTGACGGACGTGCTGAAAATCCCGGAATTGGCTACGGACGAACGCTTCTCGTCCAACTCGGCGCGCGTCGAACACCGAGATCAGTTGGTCGACATCCTGAACTCGACGCTACAAACGCGGTCCGCCGACGAATGGTACCGAGAACTGATGGCCCGCAACGTTCCCGCGGGGCCGGTCAATTCCATGGACGAGGCGTTTGCCTTCGCGGAATCGCTCGGTCTCGAACCGCGAGTCCAGGTGCCGGGAGCGGTGGCCGAGGGCGTCCGAAATCCGGTGGATTTTTCGGCCACCCCGGTGAACTATCGGCTGCCGCCCCCTGTGCTCGGGTAG
- a CDS encoding SIMPL domain-containing protein, with the protein MSRNRWMVGSCASALVLAVALTAGCSSPATTSAEGPPGVNVNGVGEVQGAPDTLTTQIGVQATAEDVTAAIEEANAAVTEVTDAVIAAGVAREDIQTQQVSIDPQYSGALPGGTSAISGYQATNTLQVTVRDLSKASAVLGDATSAGGNATRISGVSFKIDDDSELISDARSRAFADARARAEQYASLAGGELGDVLSITESITGQEQPMASRESASFDTAVPIEPGQQTVSVSVSVKWALN; encoded by the coding sequence GTGAGTCGAAACAGATGGATGGTCGGATCCTGCGCATCGGCACTGGTGCTGGCCGTAGCCCTGACTGCGGGCTGCAGCAGTCCCGCGACCACGTCCGCCGAGGGACCTCCCGGAGTGAACGTCAACGGCGTCGGAGAAGTCCAGGGTGCACCGGACACGTTGACGACCCAGATCGGCGTTCAGGCCACGGCCGAGGACGTCACCGCCGCCATCGAAGAGGCGAATGCTGCGGTCACCGAGGTGACGGACGCGGTCATCGCAGCCGGTGTCGCTCGCGAGGACATCCAGACTCAACAGGTGTCGATCGATCCGCAGTACTCGGGTGCACTGCCGGGCGGCACCTCGGCCATCTCCGGATATCAGGCCACCAACACCTTGCAGGTTACGGTTCGCGACCTGTCGAAGGCGTCCGCAGTTCTGGGTGATGCCACATCGGCCGGCGGCAACGCGACTCGGATCTCCGGGGTCTCCTTCAAGATCGACGATGATTCCGAGCTGATCTCCGATGCCCGGTCTAGGGCGTTCGCCGACGCCCGCGCGCGCGCCGAGCAGTATGCGTCGCTCGCAGGCGGAGAACTCGGCGATGTTCTGTCGATCACGGAGTCGATCACCGGCCAGGAGCAACCGATGGCCTCACGCGAGTCCGCTTCGTTCGACACAGCAGTACCTATCGAACCGGGACAGCAGACCGTCAGCGTGTCCGTGTCGGTGAAGTGGGCGTTGAACTAG
- a CDS encoding YceI family protein has translation MTTATWTLDASDGGQLAVRTDVAGKASKMGHRLTIAVTSWTATVEWAGDAPTAVTLTAEVSSLDVVHGEGGLTPLIGPEKIVAKANALKSFDAGTYPSIRFRSTEITAVDAGFRLAGTAEIHGVTREITVDVDVTDLGDRWKIGSETTVRQSDYKITPYSQMFGAMKVVDEVTVTFDAEYRKP, from the coding sequence ATGACTACCGCGACCTGGACGCTCGACGCATCGGACGGCGGGCAGTTGGCTGTTCGGACGGATGTCGCAGGAAAGGCATCCAAGATGGGGCATCGCCTCACGATTGCGGTGACCTCCTGGACTGCGACGGTCGAGTGGGCTGGGGACGCACCTACCGCGGTCACCTTGACCGCCGAGGTGAGTTCCCTCGATGTCGTCCACGGCGAGGGTGGACTGACGCCGTTGATCGGACCGGAGAAGATCGTGGCGAAAGCCAACGCGCTCAAGAGCTTCGACGCCGGCACATATCCATCGATTCGATTCCGTTCGACGGAGATCACCGCCGTCGACGCCGGATTTCGGCTGGCAGGCACGGCCGAGATACACGGCGTGACGAGGGAGATCACCGTCGATGTCGACGTCACCGACCTCGGCGATCGATGGAAGATCGGGTCCGAAACCACTGTGCGTCAGTCGGATTACAAGATCACCCCGTATTCGCAGATGTTCGGAGCCATGAAGGTGGTGGACGAAGTCACCGTGACGTTCGACGCCGAGTATCGCAAACCCTGA